The following proteins come from a genomic window of Salvia hispanica cultivar TCC Black 2014 chromosome 4, UniMelb_Shisp_WGS_1.0, whole genome shotgun sequence:
- the LOC125222840 gene encoding scarecrow-like protein 6 yields the protein MKGMPLPFDFQGKGVFDFDFLLKNTDFIKKDCFSFGEPTSVLDSARITSSSTLSSSLGGGGAASTDTAGVATVSDAKWHQDSTTATSSNARGGATDSDLLPVPPSLEIGGAGNPDKVSMEDWESVLSDSAAVSPSQEQAFLRWVMGDVDDPAKSLQIAPADFDFSGGGFGVVDQGFGGEQFGGSSSFMPSLPIFPNTNRSSVEKIEMRPPIFNHHQPSFFPLSFNQQQEQSLFGPPQAKRHNPGWPADDSRGTFTDTGQFPHYLQQQKPKMEELGQQQAIVDQLFKAAELVQTGNPVLAQGILARLNHQLSPTGKPFNRAAFYCKEALQMILQTNVNNSSSTPFSLVFKIGAYKSFSEISPLVQFANFTCNQAILEALQGFDRIHIVDFDIGYGGQWASLMQELALRGGGAPSFKITALASTSSTYDQLELGLTRENLIQFASEINIAFEFEAISIDSLNSASWSLPFHVQENEAIAVNLPVCSLANHQFSVPLIMRFVKQLSPRIVVSVDRGCDRTDLPFANHVVHALQSYSNLLESLDAVNVNVDALQKIERFLLQPAIEKIVMGRHRSPEKTQHWRSLFLSSGFSPITFSNFTESQAECVIKRTPVRGFQVEKRQSSLVLCWQRKELVSATAWRC from the exons ATGAAGGGGATGCCCTTGCCCTTTGATTTTCAGGGGAAGGGGGTCTTCGACTTTGATTTTTTACTGAAAAACACTGATTTCATCAAAAAAGACTGTTTCAGCTTCGGCGAGCCTACATCTGTGCTGGATTCCGCCAGAATTACATCCTCTTCAACTCTGTCTTCATCTCTCGGCGGAGGTGGTGCTGCTTCTACCGACACGGCCGGCGTGGCGACTGTTTCGGACGCCAAATGGCACCAAGACTCCACCACTGCAACAAGCTCCAATGCCAGAGGAGGAGCAACTGACTCCGACCTCCTTCCCGTTCCGCCGTCTCTAGAGATCGGAGGCGCCGGCAACCCGGATAAAGTTTCCATGGAGGATTGGGAGAGTGTGCTGTCGGATTCTGCGGCGGTTTCGCCCAGCCAGGAGCAGGCCTTCCTCCGCTGGGTCATGGGTGATGTGGACGATCCTGCCAAGTCTCTCCAAATTGCCCCCGCGGATTTCGATTTTAGCGGCGGTGGCTTTGGTGTGGTGGATCAAGGGTTCGGCGGGGAGCAATTTGGGGGAAGCAGCAGCTTCATGCCCTCGCTCCCAATTTTCCCAAATACCAACAGATCCAGCGTTGAGAAGATTG AAATGAGACCTCCCATTTTCAACCACCACCAGCCCTCCTTCTTCCCGCTGTCGTTCAATCAACAGCAAGAGCAGAGCCTCTTCGGGCCTCCTCAGGCCAAGCGCCACAACCCCGGATGGCCCGCTGACGACTCGAGAGGGACGTTTACGGACACCGGGCAGTTTCCTCATTACCTGCAGCAGCAGAAGCCCAAAATGGAGGAATTAGGGCAGCAGCAGGCCATAGTCGACCAGCTCTTCAAGGCTGCGGAGCTTGTCCAGACAGGTAATCCGGTACTCGCGCAAGGGATATTGGCGCGGCTCAATCACCAGCTCTCCCCCACTGGTAAGCCTTTCAATAGGGCTGCCTTTTATTGCAAGGAGGCTTTGCAAATGATCCTTCAAactaatgtcaacaactcttCTTCAACGCCTTTTAGCCTCGTTTTCAAGATTGGTGCTTATAAATCTTTCTCTGAGATCTCTCCTCTTGTCCAATTTGCCAACTTTACTTGCAATCAAGCAATTCTTGAAGCTCTCCAAGGCTTTGATAGGATTCATATTGTTGATTTCGACATTGGCTATGGCGGCCAGTGGGCGTCTCTTATGCAGGAGCTTGCACTTCGTGGCGGGGGCGCACCCTCCTTCAAAATTACTGCCCTTGCTTCTACTTCTTCCACCTATGATCAGCTTGAGCTCGGTCTCACACGGGAGAATCTCATCCAGTTTGCTAGCGAGATTAACATTGCATTCGAGTTTGAGGCTATTAGTATTGATTCCTTGAATTCTGCTTCATGGTCTTTGCCTTTCCACGTGCAAGAGAACGAGGCGATTGCAGTGAATCTCCCTGTCTGCTCTCTTGCCAATCACCAGTTCTCGGTGCCACTAATCATGCGCTTTGTCAAGCAGCTCTCACCGAGGATTGTGGTTTCTGTCGACAGAGGGTGTGATAGGACTGATCTTCCGTTCGCCAACCATGTAGTCCACGCCCTCCAGTCTTACTCTAACCTGCTCGAGTCTCTTGATGCCGTCAATGTGAATGTGGATGCCCTGCAGAAGATTGAGAGGTTCTTGCTCCAACCGGCCATTGAGAAGATAGTGATGGGCCGTCATCGCTCACCTGAGAAGACGCAGCATTGGAGGTCTCTCTTTTTGTCTTCAGGATTCTCCCCGATAACATTTAGCAACTTCACAGAATCACAAGCGGAGTGTGTGATAAAGAGGACTCCAGTTCGAGGTTTTCAGGTCGAGAAGAGGCAGTCTTCTCTCGTTCTATGCTGGCAAAGGAAGGAACTGGTCTCTGCTACGGCTTGGAGATGCTGA